From the genome of Watersipora subatra chromosome 9, tzWatSuba1.1, whole genome shotgun sequence:
TGGAGCCCGACCTTATCCGTGCTGATCAAAGAAAAAGATCCAACTCAAAGTTAAGCAAGTCAGTTAAACACAAGTCTGTTCTCACCCTTACATTTGCAAATTGTTCGCTCACTGCTATCTTCACTTTATTGATCTGACTGCTTTGAGTTAAACTCAAACTCATTTGCATTCATTCTAGTGTTCTCATATTCTATCTATCGGATCAATCTGTATCAGTGGCTTAGTTTTGAAATTCAAAAAGTTATGGAAATGTTTGGATGAAACTCACGTTTTTTGTCTGATTTTTCTTTTTAGCAACTCACACTCAGGGAGTGAACATGAAATTAGTGTTTCTCCAGATATCCTCTCAGACATGGACTTTGGTAATGTGATAATATGATGTTTTTTACACACTTAACTCCATTTGTTGGTGATGATCATGATAGGACTCAATGTGTAGCCTACGTATGGTGTTTAGCTTTAAAAGAATTGTGTGTTTTGTCACACTTGAATTTGTGAATTTATAGTAAAGTACATGTTGTAtacattgaaaatttaaaaagaaaaggGAATAGGAAAAGTTTCAGGCTTTCATTAACTGTTGTCTTCCAATCGATGGGTCTCACATATCGACCATCTTTAATTAAACTTCATTTTCAACTTTaggaatttttttaaagatatgcTTGATTGCACCAGTTTTGTGTAACCTTATTATTAACATGTATAATTCTGTTACATTACAGGTGGAGTGCGAATGCGCTCTAGTACAGCCTACAGGATTGAAAAGATAAAGCAGGAGAAGAACAGCAGGGCGAAAATCAAATCCATAAAATGGAGACAAAATGATTCAACAGAAGCAGGTCTTAATATGTGTATTTAtacaatatgttatattatatgtaattgtttattatatgtattttataactatataattataaaataagtaattataaatatatgtaattatatattatatgtatttcataattgtataatataaataattatataattattcatatatattatatcaatataattatataatatttgaaattataattttctatattatataattatattatctataatatatatattaaagataaaatatataatatatattatataattatattatttatcatatatatgattaattataatatatatcatatatatgttatatattttttattatatataattttatgataatattgatacatacaatttatataatatgaatattggCTTCATTTTTACTCGAGTTGATTTGAAACCATGATTTGATATCATTCATTTACGCTCATGGCTAATTTGCTTCTACTGACACATTTCTATATGTTCAAATTTAAGCATATTATCAATTAAACTTCAaaattaatgaaatatttttaatttatataaattaattaatgtAAATATACAGGGCATTTTTTGGCATGGCATGTATCTGGCTGTCAACTCTGCTGTCTGCAGATTTTCTAGCCACCAGTTGTTTCACAAATTGAGTTTAGATTTATATTTGCATCGTTATGAACTGGATGCCCATTGCATCAGTTGTGATAATTTTATGGAGATATCAATATGATTAATGCGAGTTATATATTCTTGCATAGACGAAGAAACTCTTGAACAGTTGTTTGGAAAAAAACCAATAAAGCTTCAAAAACCCACATCAAATCTCGCAAAACTTCTGACGTCAACCAAGGAAGCAGAGTCTAACAATCCTTTTGACGAGTACAAGAAGTATAATGGAGAGGTACATATCAATCTCATGCATAGTTTTAGTTGAAAATACAGAGAAAAAGCAATAGTTTGGAGTTAATATCAGCAGAGGTCATGCGGCTAATACATTTGTATCTGCAGGTGCTTGTAATGAGATGattatttgttaaaaaagtaATGTATGGCAGTCTATGGAGTCTATGGCGGTCTAGAGAGTCTAgtagtctatggcagtctagggagtctatggcagtctatgGAGTATAGgaagtctatggcagtctagggagtctatggtggtctagggagtctatggcagtctagggagtctatggcagtctagggagtctatggcagtctagggagtctatggcagtctagagagtctagggagtctagtagtctatggcagtctagggagtctatggcagtctagggagtctatggcagtctagggagtctatggcagtctagggagtctatggcagtctagggagtctatggcagtctagggagtctatggcagtctagggagtctatggcagtctagggagtctatggcagtctagggagtctatggcagtctagggagtctatggcagtctagggagtctatggcagtctagggagtctatggcagtctagggagtctatggcagtctagagagtctatggcagtctagggagtttATCgcagtctatggcagtctagagAGTCTATGGCAGTTTAGTCGTTATTGCTTTAATTAACCTATCAAATTCATCAACTGACTTTGATAGGTTGTATTTCAGAATGAAAGTTAAATCTTCAGTTATAGCCTTATTTCTATCAGTTGATGAATTTGATAGGCTGTATATCAGAATCAAAGGTAGATCTTCAGTTATAGCCTTATTTCTATCAGTTGATGAATTTGATAGGCTGTATATCAGAATCAAAGGTAGATCTTCAGTTATAGCCTTATTTCTATCAGCTGATGAATTTGATAGGCTGTATATCAGAATGAAAGGTAGATCTTCAGTTATAGCCTTATTTCTATCAGTTGATGAATTTGAAAGGTTGTATATCAGAATTAATTGCTTCCAATAATAGCctactgtctatttgtagaatcaGGTGGACACAAAGAACATAGACATCTACATGACAATGCAAGATACTTCGTTGTCAAAGAAGCTGCTTCCTGTGACTGTCATAACAACAGCAACGGTGCAGCAGACAATAGGATTGACTTGCTGGAAGTACACTAGAGAAGGGAGGAAACCTGAGCTTCAGTTAGTTTGCTGATTGGTTACAGTTTGTCACATCCTCTCTATCACTTATCCTTATACAGAGTGAAAGCTTGGAACATCTTTAGTGTTGCAGAAATGGTGGCATTTCAACATCACCAATGGGAGCACAACTCTCACTCGTATAGTTAATATCCCCTTGTCTGATACATAATGCAATTAGTCTTTTATACTGATATAATTGGTGTTACAATCACACCGAGTGTTTGTTACTATTAACCTGGGTGTCACTCTAACACTAGGTGGAGTTGCTATCTccttttttgtttgttcatcTAGAGCTTACAGCTGGGCTTCAATTTTTTGTAGTTGTGTGTAATTGCTGCTTCAACCATATTAATTTCGTTTGTCACTAGTAAAGACCTGGAGTTGTATTCCCTCCACATGACACAAGATGATGGCGAAGTGGATGATGATTTTCCTGCTTTGGATCACAAGGTTAGTTAATTGTGACACTGGGATGAGTATTCCCACTGAATAATAGCGtcaggagttgtctgctctggGCAATATTGAGTGCTAATCATAGCTCCGCTAGCAATAGTTTCATCATTCACTATAATTAAATGTACAATAGTTTATAAACAGTCATTTGAGAAATGATAAACGAGTcttaaataattataaacaatAAGATTCCATTGATAGTCTAAAGTTCTTTTATATTTCTCTAGTTGTTGTGAGACTTTTGTTccagcaaccaatatcaaagtTTGGATTCGCTAAGTTAGCTCTGGTAGTGCAGCGTCCTCCACAACCGGTTTCCAAGCCTGCAGCTCGTTACACAAGGTTGGGGGAGGTGGGCCAGCGACCTACCGAAG
Proteins encoded in this window:
- the LOC137404473 gene encoding target of rapamycin complex 2 subunit MAPKAP1-like; protein product: MSTVDDPQFLLRHLRTCFITSDESGLCEMLVEPDLIRADQRKRSNSKLSNNSHSGSEHEISVSPDILSDMDFGGVRMRSSTAYRIEKIKQEKNSRAKIKSIKWRQNDSTEADEETLEQLFGKKPIKLQKPTSNLAKLLTSTKEAESNNPFDEYKKYNGENQVDTKNIDIYMTMQDTSLSKKLLPVTVITTATVQQTIGLTCWKYTREGRKPELHKDLELYSLHMTQDDGEVDDDFPALDHKQPISKFGFAKLALVVQRPPQPVSKPAARYTRLGEVGQRPTEAAPRVRRSNVASTLDRNTQLVTIHIPDHGSTKLLVDVSTVTVGQLLQLVQKRRNLFSVANEKFQLGNEFNQKLDEDVLIADSSSREFYMTCSRTPVGPRSVSMIDAGSTSDSNMFPDIDPVTTDEAETLHSSMVSHPSQNKLFSVNLVTRVFSNLQVQLKSGGHKEHRHLYDNAGYFVVKEAASCNCHNNSNGAADNRIDLLEVH